From a single Pelodiscus sinensis isolate JC-2024 chromosome 4, ASM4963464v1, whole genome shotgun sequence genomic region:
- the LOC142829019 gene encoding equilibrative nucleobase transporter 1-like has translation MGLSAVVSLLQYPCFALVKGPLGDDPFYVNIGLNVVILLAFVSPLVVLRECRRRAKEQDEPRADPSPPALHKAGVESSI, from the exons ATGGGCCTGTCGGCCGTGGTGTCACTCCTGCAGTACCCCTGCTTCGCGCTCGTCAAGGGACCGCTCGGCGACGACCCCTTCTAT GTGAACATCGGCCTCAACGTCGTCATCCTGCTGGCCTTTGTCAGCCCGCTGGTGGTGCTGCGGGAGTGCCGGCGCCGGGCGAAGGAGCAGGACGAGCCACGCGCCGACCCATCCCCTCCGGCCCTGCACAAGGCTGGGGTGGAATCCTCCatctga